From the genome of Triticum aestivum cultivar Chinese Spring chromosome 1A, IWGSC CS RefSeq v2.1, whole genome shotgun sequence:
ttaAAAATGTTCACATAATTTCAAAAATGTTTATTGCCATTAAAAAATGTAAAACTTTTATTTGGAAAATGTTTCATGTATTCGAAAAAGTGCTCAAAACATGCATTCTTTTTAGAATATGTACATCATGTATATGAACAATGTCCAGTGCCTATCAGGAAATTGTTTTACGTGTGCTCTAAAATGTATATTGTGTACTTAGGAAAAAGTAGATATGTCTTTGAAAAAGGAAAAACTAATAAAACCCCagaaagaaacaaaaaggaaataaaattCCTAAAAAAACTAAGAATCCCTTAAAAAGCAGAGAAGAAAACAAAGTAAAAAAAAGAATACAAAGAAAACCGGAGTAAATGAAAAAATATATAGAAAAATAGACAAAAACATTGAATAAAAAAATAAGctaacataaaaaaattgaataaacAAGAGTAGAGGGAACCTACAGCACAGCAAGCAAACcacactaagagcatctccaatagatgatgtatttCACATCATCAAATTGTGGTTCGAGTAAAATATACATCATCTAAAAGTGCatttttacatcaccaaaaaccctcAACTCCAGTGATGATGCAAAAATAGCTACTGCTCCAATAGCTTATGTAGGATACATCAGCCACACGGTGGTTGCTTCACATTTTTGTTGTCTCCGACGACACCGGCGAAAAAGCTAGTGCACATGAAGTAGTAGTTGTCGGTGTGCCGGCGACGAagtagcagccgccgccgcctcctccttcgtCTTCTTCGCCCAAGACGAAGCCGCGGCAGGGTCACGCAACTGCCGTTTCAAGACGTCACCTCGTGGTTTGGTCACGACTACCTTCTTCCTTGTCGGCAGTTCCAGTCCGCCAGTGGCTATGATACGAGGGGCTGCAAATCTGCCCCGCAATTTGGAGGAGGCATCATGGCGGCGGGGGCAGATGCGGAGGCGGCCATCGCCGGAGCGGCATTGCGACCGAGGGGTCGAAGAAGGCGTCCATGGGGACCGGCGACGGCGGGCGACAACATGGGATGGTCAAGCGCGGCGCGGGAAAGTTCCGCACGACAATTGGGCTGCACGCGCGATTGCTCGGGTTTTACTCGAGAGGCACAAGTGATGCAAAAGTTGCATCATAAGTGCCCTATTTTACATCTAGAGCAAATCTAAAGTATTCTTTTACATCGACATCATACTTTTTAGGAGCACACCAACATCGTCTATTGGATCATCGTTTTTGGGCCTTCGTGGTTTAAAATCAGCTATTTGTATTTAGAATCGTAAAATAAGTTTTTTATAGCACGGGAGATGCTCTAATGAGTAGTACGAGTTTTACTAGGAATCGGTACGGGCAAACCTCTCCCctcataataaataaataaataaataaataaataaagaagagAAAAGAAGCTAGCGGCGCCTCGGCAGGGGATCTCTTTCACCATGTCGCCCCGTCGTCTGCGCCCATGGTCTTCTCGACCCCGATTCGCCGCTTTCCGCGACGCAGTGCGGCGGacacggcgtcggcgtcggcgtcggcgtcggcatcggcatcggcatcggcTGCTGAAACCTCTTACACCTCCTGCTGCAGGTACGTATAGTCTCGAACGCCGCATCTCGGATCTCTCCTCTTCTGTGTTAGGCGAAAACTGATCTAATTGCACCCCAATTCATTTCGGAACCTACTTTCAATACCAAAATTCCTCGCCCACCACCTCGTCTCCGGCGCCCGGCCGCTCCGGAACGCCCCTCCGGCCAACTCCTTCAGATCGTCAGACCGTATCCTGGATTTTCGGGGACCTGGACTGCTTTCCTCATCAAAGTTCAGATTTTTAACCCCTTTTGGCGAGAAACCAAGTTCAGATCCCACCCTCTCCCCTCCCTTTGACGAGAAACCAAGCTCAGATCTGCGACCACCGACCAAAAGCACAGGCAACCATCGCTTCCTTCACATCTAATCGTCTCCACCTCTGTCCTCTGCCAGTTTCAACCATCCCCAAGCTTCGGGTCGAGCCCACGACTTGGGATTCCAGCTGTGCTACAAATTTGGGTGTTAGATCGCGGGAtgaactaagagcatctccaacagttcCCGTATCAGTAAAAAAATTTGTGGGTTAGGGGAAGTTGGGACAAAAAGAAGTGCTCCAACAGTTCCATTAAGCTCGGAAATTTTTATATTGGCACCCTGTAAAACCACTTTTACAGCGATTTTTTTACAAGAACTGTTGGTGATGCTCTAAGGCGACAAATATGGGAGATATCAGTTCAGGTTGGAAATCCTAGGTACTTGAAGCACAACTAGGCTAGTACTAAAGGGAACTCCTCTGCTGTTTTTTTTTCCTTAAAAAAAATTCTTACATGGAACAGTTTCAGCATATTTCAGATTATCGCCTCTTCTTCCTTTATAACTGGACTGGTTATTCCAGCTTTCTTTCGTACCGCATTTTTATCTTTTCTTGTTCAGGCATCACTGGTCCGTCAGAGTTCATAGTTCTCTCTTGCAATATCTGAGTTTCATGAGCAAAATTGAGACATACAGTagtacttaaaaactcccactgcGTTGCAGGTAGTGGGTCAAAGGCCACTGAAACAAATGGTGCAACCTGCGGACAAGGTGAATGTGCCCCAAATATGGGACAAGAACTTGGTTTGGAGGAACTCCCTGAGGTATGTGTTGCTGGCAATGAAGTATCCTAGTTACAATGATCTTTTATATCACAATAACTTCTAGCACACGAACACATGCATCTCGGCATAGGACTTTCGTGATGAATCTGCAACTGCTAGTGTTATTTATTGCAGTCAGCTACTAGCTAGGAAGCTAATGGTTGAACTTGTCAACATTGGTTCTGCAGGACATCATACATCGTATACATTCTATCATGCCAATACAAGATGCTGCTCGTGCTGCCTGTGTGTCACGTAGATTTCTGCATTCCTGGAGAAGCTATTCCAGCCTCATACTCAGTGACCGTACACTTGGTTTGGATGACACAGATTTTGAGGAAAGGAAAACCCATCTCATTGATAAAGTTGACAGAATTCTTAAAAACCATTATGGCAATGGGGTGAAGGTGAAGACACTTAAACTTGAGCTTGGACTTTGCAGCGATATCAAAGCCTCCTACCTCGACAGGTGGCTCCGAATCACTAAATCTGGGATCCAAGAATTCAGCTTGGTGTTGCCTTTAGTTATGAATAAAATCTACAACTTTCCGTGTTCGGTTTTATCTAATGAGGCAGCTGCAAGTTCAATTCAGTCTCTTAGCCTCTTTGGTTGCGCTTTTCACCCCACATCAATACTTGGGTGCTTGAGAAGATTGAAAAGTTTACATCTGTGCCATGTCAACGTTACTGAGGATGGATTAGGGCACTTGCTCTCGAAATCTTCTGCCCTGGAGCGGCTAGTGATTGATGCATGTAGTGGGATAATTTGCTTGAAAATACCTTGTACGATGCAGCAGCTCAAGTTCCTCGCTGTTAAACTATGCAAGATGGTGCGGGTGGTAGAGATAGATGCTCCACAACTCGGCTCTTTTCACTATAGCGGGACACCGGTCATCTATTTCCGAAATTCTTCGCAACTTAAGAATGTAGATATTTCGCCTGTCTGCCTGTCTGGTATTCTCTCTTATGCTCGCTTTAGCCTTCCGTCCATTGCTCAAAATGTTGAGAGCCTCACCCTGCGTGGTCGTAGTGAGGTATGTGTTGGTTTTAACGTCTCAACGATTCAAATTATAAGGAACAATCAAGTATGTGTATGTATTTAAGACTTGTATGTTGAAATAAAGCATGGTTAATCTTTTTATTTTTCAGAATGCCAACACTCCAATGCTGCCGTCCAAGCTCCCTCGCCTCAAGAACTTGGAAATTGCACTCCTTAAACCCCACTTATCCCCAAACTATGATGCCTTCTCTCTGGTTTCTTTTCTTGATGCTTCTCCTGCCTTGGAATCTTTCATCCTACGCGTAAGTCTCTATGTGCATCTCTCAGAGTGGTATTAATGTATTACACTTTGTTATCAGAAGAATGGTATTTGATCCTACATATGTATCTGCAGGTAGAGCAGGATGCCATGATGCATGACCCTGTTGTTGGAGACGACACTGAATACCGGAGGGAGAATCTTGAGTGCCGGAATAACAGTCTCAGGAAGGTGATGATCACGGGCTTCTGTTCTGCCAAGAGCCTAGTTGAGCTCACAGTTCACATCCTCGAGAGAGCACATTCACTCGAGCGCTTCACGCTGGACATAACCTATGGCTATGATACGAGAACTTGTAACGTCGCCAAATACCCAACTGCGAGAATGATTGGCCTATGCTGGCCGTTGAACAAGAGAGGTCTCGAGGAAGCTCATAGAGCCGTGGAGACAGCGGATAGATACATCAAGGGAAGAGTTCCCTCATCCGTTCAATTCGAGGTTCTGGGGCCTTGTACCCGATGCCATATTGGAAAGTAGGTAGATCATGGCTGTGTGCATCGCTTGACGCAGAGGcccggggtaatcctcctttttgagaaaaaggtACCAGTGGATCATTGACGTGGTATGGGGGGATCTCGGTAGCAATAGATACTGGTTGGTGTGTCTATTAATTCCGTTGCTGTGAACAGCAAGAGATTTATTGGCCAGGCTTTTGTTCAACTCGGGAAGTGGGACCTTGAGTTATCTGTTCCTAGAGATATTAGAAGTTGCGTTAATACAATATTAAGAGATTATTGGTGGCTGTTTGAATTGGAGATGCTAGTGCAGTGATGTTTTGTTGTAGAGTTTTGAATGGCAAATGATGTTTCATCCAATCATTCGGCGATTAATGGTTGATGAGGGTTGGCAATCAGGAAATGTAAAGCCTCAACCATTTGATGTGCTGCTGCTCTGGAAGTAGCCGTGGGCAGTTTATCTTTGATCTTGATTTTTTTTCCGTAGCAACATGTTTATTTCATTTTGGATGTACAGTAGCTTAGATGGTCTAGGACACTCTAGACGGGTGAAGCTTCCGCTGTGCATGCAAGGGACGCCAGATTTCTTGCCGCCGTGAGAAGTGCTGCAGCATCATGTTGAGCAGGGTGAAACGGCAGTCTATGGTCTGCCAAATTAAAAAGCGTCAGAAATTAGTTATTACCGGCCAATCCATCATGTTATAACAAGGGCACCAAAATATTCAGTCTCGGTAAATGCCCTTGCGACAAAATAGGTTAAAGTACTCTTTATCTGAAAAAATAAAGAGGAGCCGAGCATTTGCAACGGACAGAACGGATTGTGAACCGGCACCGCAATGCAGAACCAGTGCAGGGCCAGAATGTACAACAGAGAGAAATGGACGGTTCAGAGTTAGGCTGAGCATTCTTCTTTCAGTATACAAAGTCAACTACTGTATTTGCAACCAAAAACGCAGAAGTACTATGCCGAACATTTGCAACAGAACAGATTTTGAAACATCAACAAGAGAGCGGGAAGCCAGAACCACCACTCTCGATTTTTCTTAACAAGTTTGTTGTTTGCTGGACGTGCCGCCTCGTTGGGCACCTTGTAGCTTTCAATGCCAATACCGTTTCCTTGGTCCGTTTCCCCGCCATACCCACTCCGCTTTAAGTACTAGCTCAAGGGTAGACACTCACTCCACCCTCACTCTCGCCCTCGCTCTGTCATCTCCCTCCAGTGCCCTAGTTCCATCTCCCAGCGCCTCTAGCCCACCCTCCTTCCCCATGGAGCCTGTCGTGCATGGCCGCCCCTCCTCACTGGACGTGCACTACCCCATGGCGCCAGATCAGAACTCCCTAGTCTGCCTCGTCAACATCACTCCCCCAAAAGTTGCCTTCTTGCCTTGGCTCAAGCGTGTCTTCCGTCACCACCTTGGCATCACGGCGGTGCGCTTTGCTCGCGTTGGGGGACCGCACCGTCTGGATCCTGCCTCACAATGCCGGCGACAACGCCTTCTCCTTCACCTACCCCATGGCGCCGGACCAGAACTCCCTAGTCTAGTCTGCCTCGTCAACATCACTCCCCCAAAAGCTGCCTTCTTGCCTTGGCTCAAGCGTGTTTTCCATCACCACCTTGGCATCATGGCGGTGCGCTTTGCTGGCACGGCTGTGGGGACTGCCTTTGTGGTCTTCCAGCGGGAATCAGAGCAAGTTGCGGCCGTGCGCGCCAGCCCGCTCGCGTTGGGGGACCGCACCGTCTGGATCCTGCCTCACAATGCCGGCGACAACGCCTTCTCCTTCACCTACCCCATGGCGCCGGACCAGAACTCCCTAGTCTAGTCTGCCTCGTCAACATCACTCCCCCAAAAGCTGCCTTCTTGCCTTGGCTCAAGCGTGTTTTCCATCACCACCTTGGCATCATGGCNNNNNNNNNNNNNNNNNNNNNNNNNNNNNNNNNNNNNNNNNNNNNNNNNNNNNNNNNNNNNNNNNNNNNNNNNNNNNNNNNNNNNNNNNNNNNNNNNNNNNNNNNNNNNNNNNNNNNNNNNNNNNNNNNNNNNNNNNNNNNNNNNNNNNNNNNNNNNNNNNNNNNNNNNNNNNNNNNNNNNNNNNNNNNNNNNNNNNNNNNNNNNNNNNNNNNNNNNNNNNNNNNNNNNNNNNNNNNNNNNNNNNNNNNNNNNNNNNNNNNNNNNNNNNNNNNNNNNNNNNNNNNNNNNNNNNNNNNNNNNNNNNNNNNNNNNNNNNNNNNNNNNNNNNNNNNNNNNNNNNNNNNNNNNNNNNNNNNNNNNNNNNNNNNNNNNNNNNNNNNNNNNNNNNNNNNNNNNNNNNNNNNNNNNNNNNNNNNNNNNNNNNNNNNNNNNNNNNNNNNNNNNNNNNNNNNNNNNNNNNNNNNNNNNNNNNNNNNNNNNNNNNNNNNNNNNNNNNNNNNNNNNNNNNNNNNNNNNNNNNNNNNNNNNNNNNNNNNNNNNNNNNNNNNNNNNNNNNNNNNNNNNNNNNNNNNNNNNNNNNNNNNNNNNNNNNNNNNNNNNNNNNNNNNNNNNNNNNNNNNNNNNNNNNNNNNNNNNNNNNNNNNNNNNNNNNNNNNNNNNNNNNNNNNNNNNNNNNNNNNNNNNNNNNNNNNNNNNNNNNNNNNNNNNNNNNNNNNNNNNNNNNNNNNNNNNNNNNNNNNNNNNNNNNNNNNNNNNNNNNNNNNNNNNNNNNNNNNNNNNNNNNNNNNNNNNNNNNNNNNNNNNNNNNNNNNNNNNNNNNNNNNNNNNNNNNNNNNNNNNNNNNNNNNNNNNNNNNNNNNNNNNNNNNNNNNNNNNNNNNNNNNNNNNNNNNNNNNNNNNNNNNNNNNNNNNNNNNNNNNNNNNNNACCTACCCCATGTCGCCGGACCAGAACTCCCTAGTCTAGTCTGCCTCGTCAACATCACTCCCCCAAAAGTTGCCTTCTTGCCTTGGCTCAAGCGTGTTTTCCATCACCACCTTGGCATCATGGCGGTGCGCTTTGCTGGCACGACTGTGGGGACTGCCTTTGTGGTCTTCCAGCGGGAATCAGAGCAAGTTGCGGCCCTGCGCGCCAGCCCGCTCGCGTTGGGGGATCGCACCGTCTGGATCCTGCCTCACAACGCCGGCGACAACGCCTTCTCCTTCACCTACCGCCATGTCGTGAGCATCTCGCTTGAGAAGATGCCGCTGGAGCTGTGGAAccggcgcggggtggcggcgagCGTTGCTGGGTTCGCGAAACTGTTCTGGCTCGAGCATGCCTGCCTTCATGGCAGCGAGTTTTCGAGCATCTTCATCCTGGTCAAGGTGGAAGCGCTCCACCACATCCCGCACCACCTCACCTTCCACCGCATCGACGGCAACGACACCTAAGCTGACGTGATCATCAATTAGATCTTGGACGTCGCCCGCTCGCTTGGCGCGCCCACTGCCCCGCCCTGTCACGACGGGGATGGGGGACTGGATTGCCCACTCCCGGACGCCCCGCCATAGTTCGTCAGGGGCGGGGGCGTGGGTGGCTCCCACTCTGTTGCACCACCACGTTGTGGGCACGCTCACCCTCGCTCTTCCGCGCCGTCCTGCGGCCAGATGGAGGCGGGAGAAGGCATGGCTGACCAGGCCTTTTGAGCTTTCCTGCACCCGCATATGGCCACGGTGGGTGACTGCCTCGCCATGCTCAAGCTCTCCGCCAAGCCTAAGCTCATCAAAGGCGCCACTTTCTCGTCCCCTACGGCAACGCAAATCATTTATGAGGACGAGGTCTGCCTCTGCCTCAACTCCTCGCTGCTAGCGGCGGATGTGCGTGCTCCGCGCGTCACGGTCTCCTTCGACATCGACAATCTCTGCTTCTCCTTCACGTTGGAGCTGAGCAATTGTCGGCCAATCACTAggctcattgatacgtctccaacgtatctataattttttattgttccatgctatattatatcatgttttggacattattgggctttattatacacttatatattatttttgggactaacctattaactggaggcccaacccagaattgttgtttttttgcctatttcagagtttcgcagaaaaagaatatcaaacggagtccaaacggaatgaacccttcgggaacgtgattttcagaacgaacgtgatccagaggacttggaccctacgtcaagatcccaggaggccacgaggtaggggggcgcgcctacccccctgggcgcttcctccaccctcgtgggccccctgttgctccaccgacgtactccttcctcctatatatacctacgtacccccaatctaccagatacggagcaaaaaaccctaattccaccgacgcaactttctgtatccacgagatcccatcttggggccttttccggtgctccaccggagggggcatcgatcacggagggcttctacatcaacaccatagcccctccgatgaagtgtgagtagtttaccacagatcttcgggtccatagttattagctagatggcttcttctctctttttggatctcaatacaatgttctcccccctctctcatggagatctattcgatgtaatcttcttttgcggtgtgtttattgagaccgatgaattgtgggtttatgatcaagtttatctatgaacaatatttgaatcttctctgaattcttttatgtatgattggttatctttgcaagtctcttcgaattatcagtttggtttggcctactagattgatctttcttgcaatgggagaagtgcttagctttgggttcaatcttgcggtgtccttttccagtgacagtagggcagcaagacacgtattgtattgttgccatcgaggataacaagatggggtttatatcatattgcatgagtttatccctctacatcatgtcatcttacttaaagcattactctgttctcttgaacttaatactctagatgcatgctggatagcgatcgatgtgtggagtaatagtagtagatgcaggcaggagtcggtctacttgtctcagacgtgatgcctatatacatgatcataccatcataaggtactgtaatgaactcatgctaaattcatattggtgtaatatctatggtattccaacttctctatggttcataccctccaatactactcatagattcatcaaaataagcaaacaacacgatgacaacagaatctgtcaaaaacagaacagtctgtagtaatctgtatcaaacgtatacttctggaactcataaaattctcaaataaattggtggacctgagtaatttttctattaatcatctgcaaaaacaattaactaaatatcactttccaaataaaaatgacagcaattctcgtgaccgctaaagtttctgtttttaacagcaagatcacaaagactttccccaagtctttccaaaggttctacttagcacaacactaattaaacataaaaaacacaaccataacagaggctagattaaatatttattactaaacaggaacacaaaataaaatcgggttgcctcccactaaacaggaacaaaaaataaaaccgggttgcctcccaacaagcgctatcgtttaacgcccctagctaggcatgatgatttcaatgatgctcgcataaaagataagaaattgaaacataaagagagcatcatgaagaatatgactagcacatttaagtctaacccacttcctatgcatagggattttgtgagcaaacaacttgggggaacaagaatcaacttgcataggaaggtaaaacaagcagaacttcaaaattttaagcacatagagaggaaacttgatattattgcaattcctacaagcatatgttcctccctcataataatttttagtagcatcatgaatgaattcaacaatataactatcacataaatcattcttttcatgatctacaagcataggatttttattactctccacataagcaaatttcttctcatgaatagtagtgggagcaaactcaataaaataactatcatgtgattgaaaattaagaccaagatgacaagtttcatggttataattattctttaaagcatacatgtcatcacaataatcatcatagataggaggcatgctttcatcatagtaaatttgctcatcaaagcttgggcgacaaaaaaaatcatcttcatcaaacatatagcttccccaagcttgtggctttgcatatcattagcatcatggatattcaaagaattcatactaacaacattgcaatcatgctcatcattcaaatatgtaGTGCCAAACATGCTCACTGTCTTGATCTTCAGTAATGTCAGTTGAGACAGGTGTGCTAAAAAAAATCGTTAGGGAGCCCGCAAAACTAAGTGGTTGCACACACGTGGGTGGCCACCTTTCACTGCTCGAGACCTTTGACCCTGGTTTTGTGGGCCTTCAAACATAATGTCCGCTTAGAGCATCTAATaataaaagatgcaaatttaaagatgTAAAACAGGAGGTGTAAAAATTTACATCTAAAAAGAAGGCAACTCCAACAGATAATATATATTGAAGATGTAAAAGAGCAAATCCAATAAATGATGTATATTTGTGATGTAAATGGAGTTGCTCTTAGACAATTAACATCACCTTTGTTGCTCTTAAACTTTTTACCTCTCCCAACAACTACACTTATGTGGCCCATGTGATCCTTGATAAGCGTGCCACATGATCCTTGTTGGTAATAGTGAGAAGTGTCGCCATCAGCTATGGGGACTTGAGGAGCTTTCAGATAACAATATCTTATaattttctctcttttctttttgcaaagaTTCCCAGCCAAAAGAACAAAAGTGACAAGCTTACAGAGAGCCTAACTACAAATCCCAACTCTCCTAACCATGGCCTCCTCCTCCCACCAAGAAGAACTCCATGAACAAGGCCAGGAAGACGAAGAAGGGGAAGACCACGACCAGCATGGCGACCAAATCACCGCTCCACTTCGTATGCCGGCGGAGCCACAAAAATCGTCGGCTCAGTCGTTTTCTGGGCGTGGACTGGAAGACGATGGCTGACGTTGCTTAACTTCCCGTGCAGCTCAGCCATCAAGTTCGCCGGAGGAAGGGGAGGAATGGGGGGAGGCAGAGAACTCGCCGGTGGAGCAGGTGGCGCTGACGGTGCCGGTGGGAGACGACCCGTCGACGCCGGTGCTGACGTTCCGGATGTGGGTGCTGGGCGCCACCTCCTGCGTGGCGCTCTCCTTCCTCAACACCTTCTTCGGGTACCGCAAGGAGCCGCTGGAGATCACGGCCATCTCGGCGCAGGTCGCCGTCGTGCCGCTCGGCCGCCTCATGGCCGTGGCGCTGCCCGAGCGCGCCTTCTTCCGAGGCCGGCGGTGGGAGTTCACGCTCAACCCGGGGCCCTTCAACGTGAAGGAGCACGTGCTCATCACCATCTTCGCCAACGCCGGCGCCGGCAGCGTCTTCGCCATCAACCTCGTCACGGCCGTCCGCGTCTTCTACGGCAAGCCCATCTCCTTCTTCGTCTCCCTTCTCGTCGTCCTCACCAGCCAGGTTCGTACTTCCTAGGCTCATAGCCTTCAGTGGTGGAGTGGAGCATGAATGAACTGGTACTCTGCTCCGCCATGCATGTAGGTGCTGGGGTTCGGGTGGGCGGGCATATTCCGGCGGTATCTTGTGGAGCCGGTGGCGATGTGGTGGCCGTCCAACCTTGTGCAGGTCTCCCTCTTCAGGTATTATCTCTGAATCTGCGATAAGTTAACAGTACCCAGTAACAAATACTCCTGCAACATCAAACAGAGTGTCACAGTTTTCAATGTTATCACTTATCAGAGCAGCATCATATACTGTTGCATCCTTATTCAATAAAGTGTCGAAGCATGTTATTGCAGTTTGCAAGCATATAATTTCTTATacgtaggtact
Proteins encoded in this window:
- the LOC123066985 gene encoding uncharacterized protein, whose protein sequence is MSPRRLRPWSSRPRFAAFRDAVRRTRRRRRRRRRHRHRHRLLKPLTPPAAGSGSKATETNGATCGQGECAPNMGQELGLEELPEDIIHRIHSIMPIQDAARAACVSRRFLHSWRSYSSLILSDRTLGLDDTDFEERKTHLIDKVDRILKNHYGNGVKVKTLKLELGLCSDIKASYLDRWLRITKSGIQEFSLVLPLVMNKIYNFPCSVLSNEAAASSIQSLSLFGCAFHPTSILGCLRRLKSLHLCHVNVTEDGLGHLLSKSSALERLVIDACSGIICLKIPCTMQQLKFLAVKLCKMVRVVEIDAPQLGSFHYSGTPVIYFRNSSQLKNVDISPVCLSGILSYARFSLPSIAQNVESLTLRGRSENANTPMLPSKLPRLKNLEIALLKPHLSPNYDAFSLVSFLDASPALESFILRVEQDAMMHDPVVGDDTEYRRENLECRNNSLRKVMITGFCSAKSLVELTVHILERAHSLERFTLDITYGYDTRTCNVAKYPTARMIGLCWPLNKRGLEEAHRAVETADRYIKGRVPSSVQFEVLGPCTRCHIGK